The DNA sequence CCTTTTGTATATACTTCTTTCAGCAGCCCCAATTCCTTTCCTGCGTCGCCGGGAAGCATTCTCCGGTACCAGGCGTCACTATCCCGGAAAACCGGAAGCGAAAACGCAGGATGGGCTGTCAGTTCTTCCCCGGTCTGAAGCGACAGGAGATTAAATGTTTCCGCATCCCGTTCCCAGTGAATGCGAACCACTTCCTTTTCCGCGGAAGCATTTTTATTAATAAGCATTTTCATCGCCTTTCAGCATGTTAATAATGGTCATAAAAATGATCTTCACATCCAGCATGGCCGACCAGTTCTCCAGATACCAGATATCATGTTCCACCCTTCGTTCCATTAAAACAGAATCTTTCGTTTCTCCTCTGAAGCCATTCACCTGTGCCCAGCCGGTAATGCCTGCCTTTAGAAAATGACGGACCATGTACTGATTGATAATGGAACTATATTGTTCGGTAAGCCATAAGGGATGCGGACGCGGTCCTACCACGCTCATATTTCCAAGCAGCACATTAAAGAATTGAGGTAATTCATCCAGGCTGGTCTTTCTCAGGAAACTTCCAACGGCGGTAATGCGGGAATCCCCCTTGCTTGCCTGTTTGGTATCACCTTCCGGGCCGGTGCGCATACTCCGGAATTTATAGCACAGGAAAGGCTTATTGTCCCGCCCGCTCCGGTATTGCTTGAACAATACAGGGCCACGGCTTTCCAATTTGATCAGGATGGCAATAATGGGGAACAGCCAGCTGAAAATAAATACAATCACCAGTAAGCTGAAAACAATGTCAAAAACCCGCTTTTTAAACCTGTTTTGAATTTCTTCAAGGGGTTCCTTTCGTAAACTGATCACGGGAAAATCCCCCATGTAACTCAGGGTAAAGGGAGCTACCAGCGACCCGGTGAAGTCCGGAACAAACTTTAGCCTTACGCATTGATTTTCTGCTTCCTTAAGCAGGTGGCCGATCTCCGAGATGCGATCAGGGGTCAGGGATACATACACTTCCTTTACCCCCTGGCTGGCAGCGACCCGGATCTGTTCCGTTGCCGAAGGGAGTACTTTCCCGTTTTCATCCACGTACAGGCTGTTCCCCTCATTCAGAAACCCTTCAAAAGCTACCCTGTCTTCCATCTTTTCGAAATAAGTAGCCAGCCTTAATCCCATATTATTTCTCCCGAGAATGGCGACCGGCTTCCTGATGTTAAAATATCGCCTGATAACTGATTCGGTCATTACTTCGCCAAAGCGGCTGATGAGAAACCCAAGTGCGATAAACACGTAGAAGAGTACGAGAAAATGCCGCGAAATATCCACTTGTTTAAAAAAGACGATATAGAAAACGAAAAACACCATATGCAGAAGGTAGCTTCGAAGGGTGGCCCGATAGATAAATACAAGCCTTCCTGTTTCACGTCCTGCATAGAGCCGGTTCAGGCCCGCCGATAAAAACCAAAGGAGGTTAGAAACGACAAGGTGGCTCTCGTAATTTCCAGGCAAGCCCTGTCCTTCCCCCGCCAGCAGGAAAGAGAAATAAAATGCCAGGTTAATAATAACCAGGTCAATGGCCCCGAGAATAAAATAAATCAGGTACAGGAAACGAGTTTTCATGAATATTTGATTTAACCTAAACTTCGGGTTCCAGTTTTTCAACCGAAGACATCCTTCCGATACAGTGGTAGGCATATCCTATCTCCTGAAGTTCAGCAGGGTTATAAATATTGCGGCCATCGAAGACCACATGGTTAAGCATAAGGTCATGCATTTTCTTCCAGTCGGGCAGACGGAACTCAGACCATTCTGTAACCAGCGCCAGGGCATGGGCTCCCTTTACCGCATCCAGGGCGCTGCTGGCAAACAGCACGTTTTCACTCAGCACGTACCTGGCCTCCGTCATTGCTACGGGGTCGTAAACCTGGACATTGGCCCCGGCCGCCAGCAGTGACTCGATCAGCACCAGGGCAGGCGCCTCGCGTATATCATCCGTATTGGGTTTAAAGGCTATCCCCCAGACGGCAATGGTCTTCCCAGCCAGTTCACCCCCGAAATGCCGTCTGATCTTTGCGAACATTACATGCTTTTGATCGTCATTTACCGCGTCCACAGATTGCAGTATCCGCAGCTCATAATTGTTTTCCCTGGCTGTACCTATCAGCGCTTTTACGTCTTTTGGAAAACAGGAACCGCCATAACCAATACCCGGGTAAATAAAACGTGTGCCAATCCGGGGATCGGAACCGATACCTTTTCGTACGGCATCTACATCGGCTCCCAGCAATTCGCAGAGATTTGCAATGTCGTTCATAAAAGATATTTTGGTAGCCAGCATCGAATTGGCGGCATACTTGGTCAGTTCAGCTGAGGGAATATCCATGAATAACAAGGGATGTCCGTTAAGGACAAAAGGATGATAGAGCTTTTGAAGAATCTCCCTTGCCCGGTCTGACTCCGTTCCGATAACAATCCGGTCGGGCCGAAGGAAATCATCGATGGCCGAACCTTCTTTCAGGAATTCAGGGTTAGAAGCAACTTCAAATTCTACGGCTGCATCCCGTTGTTCCAACTCAAGCTGAATGGCCGCTTTCACTTTTGCCGAAGTACCGACTGGAACCGTACTCTTGGTCACTACAATCGTATACCCGGTAATACTTGCTCCTATTTCCCTGGCTACCTGGAGAACATGCCGCAGGTCCGCGCTGCCGTCTTCGCCGGGAGGAGTACCTACGGCGATAAAAATAACGCTGCATTCACGAACGGATTCCCGGAGGCTGGTACTGAACTGAAGCCTCCCCCCTTTGTAGTTCCGTTCGACAATCTCATCCAGACCGGGTTCGTAAATAGGGATGATCCCTTTTTTCAGGCGCTCGATTTTGATTTCATTTACATCAACGCATATCACATCTGCGCCGGTTTCGGCCAAACAGGCTCCCGTTACCAGGCCTACATAGCCGGTACCAATAACAGCAATCTTCATAAATAATTTTATTAAGTTAAAGTATAATCATTCAGGCGCGGTTAGGCAGCTTTCCAAGGCGCACTTTAAATTTTTCCCAGGCAGTAACAACAGACAAATAATAATGAATGTAGAGAACCGTTAATTTTTGCGGAACAGACAAATCCCGGCCTCTTTTATAAACCATCCTGAAGCTCCTCAACGGAGGACGCAGGTTATTCAGCAAATAAAGTATAGCCATGGCCTTTCCGGACAGCCGGTACGTGAACAGCGCCTGGCCACCGCCCACCCGTTTCGCTTTTCTAACCAGCTCCGTGACGGAAGATCTTGCCGGATGGCGGATAATGACCTCGTTTCCGTAGCCGATATCAAAACCGGCGTTTCGTGCCCTGATTCCCCATTCATAGTCGCCGCCGGACAGCAACTCTTCATTGAACAAACCAACGCTGTCAAATACATACCGGTACGCGAACATATTTGCCGTTACGCCTGTACCGTCTTTTTTCACATACTGGTACTGGTTAAAGGCATATACTTTTTCATATAGTTCACCCGGTGTGAGTTTAGCGGACTTGTAGATAAGGTCAATTCTGCCGGCAACCCTGCTGTGAGGATCATTGGCTTCCAGATATTCCACCGCATTTTTTATCCAGTTTTTGTCAGGTATGCAGTCGGAATCGGTGAATCCGAGAATTTCGCCCCCGGAAAGCAGGATGCCCTTATTTCTGGCGGCATAGGAACCAGGTTTTTTTTCTGTAATGACCTGACAGTTAACTGGTATATTGAAATTTTCCGGAACAGCATTCCCGGGTTATTATTGACCACAATGATCTCATATAAATGAGCAGGATAGCTTTGATTTGCAAGCGCTTTGAGGCAAATAGCCAGCCGGTCCCAATCATTGTAGACTGGTGTTATTATGGATACAAAAATATTGTTCATCTTTTAAGAAAGGTTTCGTCTGAGATCCCATTCGCTGGGACTGTTATAAATTCCCTGTATATAGTACAGAAGCTTTCTTAATGCTATCCTGGAATTTATTTTGATCATGGTATTCCAGGGAACCTCAAGTTGGTTTTGTTTCAGGTATTCTTTTACATAGTCGAATATTTCCGGCGAATTTCTTTTTAACTCAAAATAAATGTAGGTATCTATTGTCCGGTTCATATTCGCGGTGAGCTGCTTGGTCAGGATTAAGTATTCCTTGATCTCCCGCCGGAGGTTGATTCTATTCCTTACAATCTGGATCAGTTTCTTTTTATCAGTACTTTTCGACGTTGAATTCCTGTTATGGTAAACCATTGTATAAAATGCTTCGTCAAAAACCACTTCCGAACGGTTCTTAAGCAGACGAAAGAGCAGATCGTATTCCTGGGACGAGGTTAGTCTTTCATTCCAGCCGTTAACTTCAAGGAGATCTTTTTTTTTCCAAAGATTAGAACTGGTTATCCCCAGATTCGATGTAACCAATCCCTCCCAGGGATCGCTCATAGCGGGTCTTTTGAGATGAAGCCGCTTCTTACCTTTGATCCATTCCAAAATGTAATTCCCGATTACTATTCCGGCCATGGAATTCGTTGCCAGATCAAGCTGGCGGGATAGTTTCTCAGGATGCAGCTCGTCATCTGCGTCTAGGAACTGGATCCATTCTCCCCTGGCAGCAGACAACCCTTTATTCCTGGCAGCAGGCGCTCCTCGCTTATATTCGTGAAAGACCCGGATCTTTTCTGGAAATCGTTCTTTATAATGGTTTAATAGATGAATGGTCCCGTCCGACGACCGGTTGTCAACCAAGAGCAACTCGTAGTGCTGATATTTCTGATTCAGGACACTATCTACCGCTCTTTTTATGGTGGATACGCAATTATAGCAGGGAATTATAATTGAGATCATTGTTATTTATTTATGACCTTAAATACTGCTTCCCACATTTCCAAGGACCGTTCTTTTTGTATGTTGCTGGATAGCGCCAGTTTTTGTGAGATCGCCTTGTTAGTATCCGGGTCAGCTATTTTGTGGATCAGTTTTTTCGTATGCGTGTGATCTCCGAGATCACGAATAAGGCCTTCTTCATATTCATACTCGCTTAGCAGCATTTCATATTTATGCGACCAACTTGTAACAAGGCAGGGGACTGCCTGAGACAGAGCGCTCACCGTTCCATGGAATCTTGAGCAAATAATAAAATAGGCACTCGCAATCATTCCTTTAATCATCACCGGGTTTTCGTTGGTAATAATGGCCAGCGGCTTTTCCAGTTCCCGGTTCACCTTTTCGGCTATCTCCGCATCATGGTTTCCTTCATGGATTAAAAAATAAGGGTGCAGGCCCAACGCGGAAACCTCACGAGCGGCCGTCAAAAGAAAGTCAAAATAGGCGTTCTGATTATTGTCATCGGCCTGTTCAATCATTTTATAATTAGGAATAATGGCCACCCGATGCTTTTCGGGATTAAATCCGGTCGGCAAATTGCCTTTTATGAGATTTGTAAAATCCGGTGCAAGCAAAAATTGAGCAGCCGGGGAAACATCCCTCAGGTATTCATAAGACTGCTGCTCCCTGGCAAAAACAAGATCTGCATGGAAGAGGATCTTGTTCATTATTTCCCTTAACCCCGGCTCTTTAAAAGGCCCGAAGGCCTGGGGTAGCAAAATGATCTTTTTACCTTGCTTTTTCCATTTGATAATGTTGGAACCAAGCCTCCTTTCCGCGTAGGGAGCGCCCCACTGATCGCCAAATGCAAAACCTGACCCATCCATTACAATACCAATCTCTTTGTCCAGGATATATCCCATTCGCCGGCGCAGCGGTTTGGGCAGATACTGTCCCAGTTTGGAATACCTGCGGCCGTTTAGCTTAACGTAGATATTATGCTGTTTCAGCTTTTTCACGGGAGAACGCGCGCCCCGGTCCATTACAAAAATGGCATCCGGTACCTTGTCCGCGATTTGCTCCATAATCGCATGGAGCATCAATTCCGCTCCTTTGTTGACAAATTCAACGCCTCTTAACTCTATTATCATAAGTTGTTCGCATTTAATTTTTTAAGCCGGTATGATCTTTTTTATAAGCAACTTCAGTTCGGCTCCCATGAAAGCCCATATTGTTAGAAAATAACTCAGGAACAGAAATATACCGGCAAACAGGAAATGGAGCCCGGCGAAGCTGGCTGTATAGGCTGCCATGAAGGCAACCAGCGAGGCTGCAATAGGCGGCCTCAGGGACGAATAGAGTTCGCTATAGCTTATTTTTACATTAATAAGTTTTCTGAATACATATTGTGCGATTATCAGGGTAATGAGCTTATTGATCAGCACTGCCCACGCGGCCCCGAGGACTCCATAAAACCAAATACCTGCTATCAACACCGGGATATATATCGCCGCCTTTAGTGCCTGGAGTTTCATTTCCAGGCCGGGCCGGCCCAAACCGCGGAGCAAGGCCGTGTTGCCGCTTACCATCATATTGAACATTACCGCAATAGACAGAATTTGCAGCGGAGCGATGGCGTCCTGCCATTTATCGCCAAAGAAGTTCAGCAAAAAAGGACCTCCCAGGACGCAAAAGAAGATCATTACCGGAAAAACAACCATGCAATTGAACTGAACTATAGTGAGGTAGTACTTCTTCAGCATCGCATAATCATGTTGATTTTTTCCGTAGAACGGATAAACCGCCCGGTCAACGACCGCCATAATCCTGCTTCTGAAAGTGTCCGTGAGTACAAATGCCAGCGTATAAACTCCGAGCGCCGCAGAACTCAACAGTTTACCAATAAGCAAGTAGTCGATGTTGTTATATATATAACTTAGCATGTTGGAGCCGGTAGTATATACTCCAAACCCAAGAATATCTTTAAAAGCCTGTTTGTTCCACATTAATTTGGGCAACCAGCCTGTCGCCTTAAAATAGAAGGGGATCGCGATCAGCACAGGAGCTACTGAATTTAACACAAGTGACCAGATTCCTGCTCCGAGAAAAGCCAGCAATAGAGCCAGGCATCCGGAACACAGGCGCGACATGCTGTCGATCATCGCGATCCGCTTGAAGTTCATCTGCCTGATGAGCTGTGACCGGTTGACCAGGTTCACAGAGCCAAATAAAATCCCAAGGCTGAGTACCGGTATAATACTGATCAATTGGGGTTCATTGTAAAAGGAAGCGGCGAGCGGCCCGGCTCCTAAGCACATGATCAGGAAAAGAATGACTGAAAAAACCAGCCCGGTCCAAAACGCGGTATGATAATGTATAGATCTAAGGTCCTTTTCGCTGCGCTGAACCAATGCGGCTCCTACGCCTAACTCATTGATTACCTGGATAAATCCCGTGACAACTGTTGCCATGCCAACCAAACCAAATTGTTCGGGAAACAGCAATTTGGCCAGTACGAGCTTTACGATAAAAGAAAACGATTGATTTACGGCAAGTTGGACCCCATTCCAGAATATCCCAAAGGCTACAAGTTTTTTATCGGACATACGTATTGAGCAATTCTGACAAGCAGACCTCGTATTAACTAATTATAATTTCTAATTTGATCCAGGCTTCTTTTCTCAGAAAAAGCTACCATTCCGTCCGGGTCCGGGTAGCCTAGCCCAAGACACATAATTGGCCGCTGCCAAGGTCCCAGGTTCAGCGTTTTTTGCATTAGTTCTTCTTTCTCTTCAATATCCGGCCAGTTAATCGGACAGCTGCTTAACCCCAGCGTTTCCAGCGCAAGCATAAATGTCATTGATGCGAGCGCGCCGTCTATATAAATTACATGGCGGTCACGTTCCGACGCATAGGCATCCAGGTTGCCGACAACCACAGCAAAGACCGGGAGGGAATGCCCGTACCCTTTGGTACCCATGGGAATATCTGCCAGCTTCCTGACCAATTGATGGTCATCAAAAATCCTGAATTCGAACGGCTGCCTGTTACAGGCGCTGGGCGACTGACTGGCGGCGAGTACGGCTTTATCGATCAATTCTCTTGGTACGGGCTTTGGCAGGAACCAGCGCACCGATCTTCGTTGCCGGGTAAGCTTATAGAACTCCTCGAAATCCACCCGGGAATATTCACCGGGCACCCGGCAGTAAGGAATGGACCTTCCCTGAGAAGAAATCGTATCGTTCCCGTTAACAAGCATCTTAAACTTCTTTCGCTGTTCTGCTATCAGCGGCGTATCGGAAACTACGTTGAAGTATTCGCTCAGCACGTCCTTAAACCATTTATTCTGGGAACCGGCATCCTTTTCGCTGTCGCAGTTCTTCCATATGTTACTAAAGCTATCAAGCGTCTCATGTATATAGCTGGTAGCAAACTGCGCTTTGCGCGGGCGCATTAACAACCCTTTCTCAATCCGGTGAGTATTCCGGACTAATAAAAAATAGTTAGCCTTCTGCTTTTTGGCTTCCCTGAAATGTTTGGATTTCCCCGCAAGTACTGCCTGGTGTTCTCTTGAAAAAGCCGGAGAGATTAAACAATAGTAAAGGTTGGACAGCCGTCTGGACCGGCAAAAAAATCCGGGAAGGTAATCCTGGGCCAATCGCTTTTTGAAGGCTTTCACTTTATTTATGATCTTTTTTACCATTATTTTTTCGATTTGACAGGGAAATTCCAGGGGGTAGATGAAAAAAATTTTAAAAAAATTTTTTGTCAAAGTTATGTTAC is a window from the Anseongella ginsenosidimutans genome containing:
- a CDS encoding glycosyltransferase, which produces MNNIFVSIITPVYNDWDRLAICLKALANQSYPAHLYEIIVVNNNPGMLFRKISIYQLTVRSLQKKNLVPMPPEIRASCFPGAKFSDSPIPTAYLTKTG
- a CDS encoding nitroreductase family protein; this encodes MVKKIINKVKAFKKRLAQDYLPGFFCRSRRLSNLYYCLISPAFSREHQAVLAGKSKHFREAKKQKANYFLLVRNTHRIEKGLLMRPRKAQFATSYIHETLDSFSNIWKNCDSEKDAGSQNKWFKDVLSEYFNVVSDTPLIAEQRKKFKMLVNGNDTISSQGRSIPYCRVPGEYSRVDFEEFYKLTRQRRSVRWFLPKPVPRELIDKAVLAASQSPSACNRQPFEFRIFDDHQLVRKLADIPMGTKGYGHSLPVFAVVVGNLDAYASERDRHVIYIDGALASMTFMLALETLGLSSCPINWPDIEEKEELMQKTLNLGPWQRPIMCLGLGYPDPDGMVAFSEKRSLDQIRNYN
- a CDS encoding glycosyltransferase family 2 protein; this translates as MISIIIPCYNCVSTIKRAVDSVLNQKYQHYELLLVDNRSSDGTIHLLNHYKERFPEKIRVFHEYKRGAPAARNKGLSAARGEWIQFLDADDELHPEKLSRQLDLATNSMAGIVIGNYILEWIKGKKRLHLKRPAMSDPWEGLVTSNLGITSSNLWKKKDLLEVNGWNERLTSSQEYDLLFRLLKNRSEVVFDEAFYTMVYHNRNSTSKSTDKKKLIQIVRNRINLRREIKEYLILTKQLTANMNRTIDTYIYFELKRNSPEIFDYVKEYLKQNQLEVPWNTMIKINSRIALRKLLYYIQGIYNSPSEWDLRRNLS
- a CDS encoding polysaccharide pyruvyl transferase family protein, which translates into the protein MIIELRGVEFVNKGAELMLHAIMEQIADKVPDAIFVMDRGARSPVKKLKQHNIYVKLNGRRYSKLGQYLPKPLRRRMGYILDKEIGIVMDGSGFAFGDQWGAPYAERRLGSNIIKWKKQGKKIILLPQAFGPFKEPGLREIMNKILFHADLVFAREQQSYEYLRDVSPAAQFLLAPDFTNLIKGNLPTGFNPEKHRVAIIPNYKMIEQADDNNQNAYFDFLLTAAREVSALGLHPYFLIHEGNHDAEIAEKVNRELEKPLAIITNENPVMIKGMIASAYFIICSRFHGTVSALSQAVPCLVTSWSHKYEMLLSEYEYEEGLIRDLGDHTHTKKLIHKIADPDTNKAISQKLALSSNIQKERSLEMWEAVFKVINK
- a CDS encoding undecaprenyl-phosphate glucose phosphotransferase — its product is MKTRFLYLIYFILGAIDLVIINLAFYFSFLLAGEGQGLPGNYESHLVVSNLLWFLSAGLNRLYAGRETGRLVFIYRATLRSYLLHMVFFVFYIVFFKQVDISRHFLVLFYVFIALGFLISRFGEVMTESVIRRYFNIRKPVAILGRNNMGLRLATYFEKMEDRVAFEGFLNEGNSLYVDENGKVLPSATEQIRVAASQGVKEVYVSLTPDRISEIGHLLKEAENQCVRLKFVPDFTGSLVAPFTLSYMGDFPVISLRKEPLEEIQNRFKKRVFDIVFSLLVIVFIFSWLFPIIAILIKLESRGPVLFKQYRSGRDNKPFLCYKFRSMRTGPEGDTKQASKGDSRITAVGSFLRKTSLDELPQFFNVLLGNMSVVGPRPHPLWLTEQYSSIINQYMVRHFLKAGITGWAQVNGFRGETKDSVLMERRVEHDIWYLENWSAMLDVKIIFMTIINMLKGDENAY
- a CDS encoding lipopolysaccharide biosynthesis protein gives rise to the protein MSDKKLVAFGIFWNGVQLAVNQSFSFIVKLVLAKLLFPEQFGLVGMATVVTGFIQVINELGVGAALVQRSEKDLRSIHYHTAFWTGLVFSVILFLIMCLGAGPLAASFYNEPQLISIIPVLSLGILFGSVNLVNRSQLIRQMNFKRIAMIDSMSRLCSGCLALLLAFLGAGIWSLVLNSVAPVLIAIPFYFKATGWLPKLMWNKQAFKDILGFGVYTTGSNMLSYIYNNIDYLLIGKLLSSAALGVYTLAFVLTDTFRSRIMAVVDRAVYPFYGKNQHDYAMLKKYYLTIVQFNCMVVFPVMIFFCVLGGPFLLNFFGDKWQDAIAPLQILSIAVMFNMMVSGNTALLRGLGRPGLEMKLQALKAAIYIPVLIAGIWFYGVLGAAWAVLINKLITLIIAQYVFRKLINVKISYSELYSSLRPPIAASLVAFMAAYTASFAGLHFLFAGIFLFLSYFLTIWAFMGAELKLLIKKIIPA
- a CDS encoding UDP-glucose dehydrogenase family protein; this translates as MKIAVIGTGYVGLVTGACLAETGADVICVDVNEIKIERLKKGIIPIYEPGLDEIVERNYKGGRLQFSTSLRESVRECSVIFIAVGTPPGEDGSADLRHVLQVAREIGASITGYTIVVTKSTVPVGTSAKVKAAIQLELEQRDAAVEFEVASNPEFLKEGSAIDDFLRPDRIVIGTESDRAREILQKLYHPFVLNGHPLLFMDIPSAELTKYAANSMLATKISFMNDIANLCELLGADVDAVRKGIGSDPRIGTRFIYPGIGYGGSCFPKDVKALIGTARENNYELRILQSVDAVNDDQKHVMFAKIRRHFGGELAGKTIAVWGIAFKPNTDDIREAPALVLIESLLAAGANVQVYDPVAMTEARYVLSENVLFASSALDAVKGAHALALVTEWSEFRLPDWKKMHDLMLNHVVFDGRNIYNPAELQEIGYAYHCIGRMSSVEKLEPEV
- a CDS encoding glycosyltransferase: MTEKKPGSYAARNKGILLSGGEILGFTDSDCIPDKNWIKNAVEYLEANDPHSRVAGRIDLIYKSAKLTPGELYEKVYAFNQYQYVKKDGTGVTANMFAYRYVFDSVGLFNEELLSGGDYEWGIRARNAGFDIGYGNEVIIRHPARSSVTELVRKAKRVGGGQALFTYRLSGKAMAILYLLNNLRPPLRSFRMVYKRGRDLSVPQKLTVLYIHYYLSVVTAWEKFKVRLGKLPNRA